One region of Candidatus Krumholzibacteriia bacterium genomic DNA includes:
- a CDS encoding NUDIX domain-containing protein, giving the protein MPHTVRQPSRRSRPLPDLPVTVDTVIFTVLDATLQVLLVRRGEDAFEGLWSLPGGFVEPSEPLEAAALRELRDATGVTDVYLEQLYTFGDPGRDTRGRVISVAYVALLDADRCPLVPNELEAEARWWPVYELPPLAFDHPRMIEVALARVRTKLEYTTIGFQLMPHDFTLGELQRVYEVVLDRPIDKRNFRRRLKLLELVEETGEMRSEGPGRPAALHRFHHVDFVHLRDRGFHSPF; this is encoded by the coding sequence GTGCCCCACACCGTCCGCCAGCCGAGCCGCCGCAGCCGGCCCCTGCCGGATCTGCCCGTGACCGTGGACACGGTGATCTTCACCGTGCTCGACGCCACGTTGCAGGTGCTGCTCGTGCGCCGGGGCGAGGACGCGTTCGAGGGCCTGTGGTCGCTGCCGGGCGGCTTCGTCGAGCCGAGCGAACCGCTCGAGGCAGCGGCGCTGCGCGAGCTGCGCGACGCCACCGGCGTGACCGACGTGTACCTCGAGCAGCTCTACACCTTCGGCGATCCCGGCCGCGACACCCGCGGCCGCGTGATCAGCGTGGCCTACGTCGCCCTTCTCGACGCCGACCGCTGCCCGCTGGTCCCCAACGAACTCGAGGCCGAGGCCCGTTGGTGGCCGGTGTACGAGCTGCCGCCGCTGGCCTTCGACCACCCGCGCATGATCGAGGTCGCGCTGGCCCGTGTGCGCACCAAGCTCGAGTACACCACCATCGGTTTCCAGCTCATGCCCCACGACTTCACGCTGGGCGAGCTGCAGCGCGTGTACGAGGTCGTGCTCGACCGTCCGATCGACAAACGCAACTTCCGCCGGCGGCTCAAGCTGCTCGAGCTGGTCGAGGAGACCGGCGAGATGCGCAGCGAAGGACCCGGCCGTCCGGCCGCACTCCATCGCTTCCATCACGTGGACTTCGTCCATCTGCGCGATCGCGGCTTCCACTCGCCGTTCTGA
- a CDS encoding HAD family acid phosphatase, giving the protein MKTTAIVLVLLVALFTAHPAVAATGPEPGTLIVLNKDEASASILDLATGEEIAKLPTGVGPHEVAVAGDMRTAVVADYGQEEPGHTLTVIDLATLEVVRTIELGEHTRPHGIVFLRDDRHVIVTTEGSEHLLEVDVLAGEITRAMPTGGQLGHMVAITPDERWAYVPHMRSDDVAVIDLHAGERFALLELQSQPEGIDTHPSGEEVWITNRGSDTISIVDTDDHEVIETIPCGSFPIRLKFTHDGRHAMVSNARTGDVAVFDAETREELHRVPMLAETVAGIDERLFGDQFDDSPVPVGILVHPHGDRAFVANTNADVVSVIDLESFEVVDRLVGGKEPDGLAHSPLAPTRTGGLEHEGLMATLWAQEAAEYDALTLGVYRSATRALDALLADRSMSASLEQLETGDYQDLPPAVILDVDETVLDNVAYQARLILDEDEYGSETWTAWCEERAAVPVPGALEFCRAADARGVAVFYVTNRRANVDEATTDNLRLQGFPLSDEEDRVLTRGEREGWTGDKTSRRAFVAERYRVVAMFGDNLGDFVDIEDLGSEERDARVAAHADWWGQRWFVLPNPMYGSWDGTLIDGDWGASRAEKLQRKRAWLEPLRD; this is encoded by the coding sequence ATGAAGACCACCGCCATCGTCCTCGTCCTGCTCGTCGCCCTGTTCACCGCGCACCCGGCCGTCGCGGCCACCGGGCCCGAACCCGGCACCCTGATCGTGCTGAACAAGGACGAGGCCTCGGCCTCGATCCTCGACCTGGCCACCGGCGAGGAGATCGCGAAGCTCCCCACCGGCGTCGGGCCGCACGAGGTGGCCGTGGCCGGCGACATGCGCACGGCCGTGGTCGCCGACTACGGCCAGGAGGAGCCGGGCCACACGCTCACGGTGATCGACCTGGCCACGCTCGAGGTGGTGCGCACCATCGAACTCGGTGAGCACACCCGACCGCACGGCATCGTCTTCCTGCGCGACGACCGCCACGTGATCGTCACCACGGAGGGTTCGGAACACCTGCTCGAGGTCGACGTCCTCGCCGGCGAGATCACGCGCGCCATGCCGACCGGTGGACAGCTCGGTCACATGGTGGCGATCACGCCCGACGAGCGCTGGGCCTACGTGCCGCACATGCGCTCCGACGACGTCGCGGTCATCGACCTGCACGCCGGCGAGCGCTTCGCCCTGCTCGAGCTGCAGTCCCAGCCCGAGGGCATCGACACCCATCCGTCGGGCGAGGAGGTGTGGATCACCAACCGCGGCAGCGACACGATCAGTATCGTCGACACCGACGACCACGAGGTGATCGAGACCATCCCCTGCGGCTCGTTCCCCATCCGCCTGAAGTTCACGCACGACGGTCGCCATGCGATGGTCAGCAACGCGCGCACGGGCGACGTGGCCGTATTCGACGCCGAGACCCGCGAGGAACTGCACCGCGTGCCCATGCTGGCCGAGACGGTGGCCGGCATCGACGAGCGCCTGTTCGGCGACCAGTTCGACGACAGCCCCGTTCCGGTGGGTATCCTCGTGCATCCGCACGGCGACCGGGCCTTCGTCGCGAACACCAACGCCGACGTGGTGAGCGTGATCGACCTGGAGAGCTTCGAGGTCGTCGATCGACTGGTCGGCGGCAAGGAGCCCGACGGCCTGGCCCACTCGCCGCTCGCGCCGACCCGCACGGGCGGCCTGGAGCACGAGGGACTCATGGCCACGCTCTGGGCGCAGGAGGCCGCCGAGTACGACGCCCTGACCCTGGGCGTGTACCGGTCCGCCACACGCGCGCTCGACGCCCTGCTCGCCGATCGTTCCATGAGCGCGTCGCTCGAACAGCTCGAGACGGGCGACTACCAGGACCTGCCCCCGGCGGTGATCCTCGACGTCGACGAGACCGTCCTCGACAACGTGGCCTACCAGGCGCGGCTGATCCTCGACGAGGACGAGTACGGCTCGGAGACCTGGACGGCGTGGTGCGAGGAACGGGCCGCGGTGCCCGTGCCCGGCGCCCTGGAGTTCTGCCGCGCCGCCGATGCGCGCGGCGTGGCCGTCTTCTACGTCACCAATCGGCGCGCGAACGTCGACGAGGCCACCACCGACAACCTGCGCCTGCAGGGCTTCCCGTTGTCCGACGAGGAGGACCGCGTGCTCACCCGCGGCGAGCGCGAGGGCTGGACGGGCGACAAGACCTCGCGCCGGGCCTTCGTGGCCGAGCGCTACCGCGTGGTCGCCATGTTCGGCGACAACCTCGGCGACTTCGTCGACATCGAGGATCTCGGATCCGAAGAGCGCGACGCGCGCGTGGCCGCCCACGCCGACTGGTGGGGCCAGCGCTGGTTCGTGCTGCCCAACCCCATGTACGGCTCGTGGGACGGCACCCTGATCGACGGCGACTGGGGCGCCTCGCGCGCCGAGAAGCTGCAGCGCAAGCGCGCGTGGCTGGAGCCGCTGCGCGACTGA
- a CDS encoding transporter substrate-binding domain-containing protein, whose amino-acid sequence MRYWICILIVTLAACGPGDGDERPAPRYTDDLTGIEARGTLRVLVEVDDDQYLPRRGDPLVREREIAREFARRRGLEVEFVSLDRFADLVPALLEGRGDVLAANLTVTDARSERVAFTQPIDRSHETVVAAADSPVPSTIDDMDGTIGVRRGTSFLETAELLAAEHDAVDVRVFEGSIGNEDVLDSLVAGVVDYTIQDSNRLDVLLGYREGIRRGPVITSARPLAWAVRPDNPALLQALDAFLFELHLLQPEERIYVEDLSALRERGHLRMITRNNAATYFLWRGQLMGFEYELAKKFAADQGLRLEVVVAPSHDDLLPMLRAGEGDFAAAFLTPTDERRDAGVAFSRPYHWASEVLVGRRGEAAIDSIADLGGRTVTVRRSSAYWTHLEALRDSTGIDFELRAAPADMETEAILHAVGEGEIDLTVADSHLLELEMTIRDDIAGLLTLGEPQGHAWAVHPDNRELLAAIDAYFDQQVRGLFYNMRYTKYFERVRHLSDGGAELRGDGSISPYDDLVRRTAEAHGFDWRLVVAQMYQESRFDPDAESWAGARGLMQVLPRTAQELGIDDLHDPEKSIEAGLRYLEWVRERFPASLDPAERMWFTLAGYNAGHGHVRDARRLARRLGYDPDRWLGHVEHAMLKLSEPEHANRARHGFVRGREPVQYVRSIRDRYRAYVELLRNGTR is encoded by the coding sequence GTGAGGTACTGGATCTGCATCCTGATCGTGACGTTGGCCGCCTGCGGCCCCGGCGACGGCGACGAACGGCCGGCGCCGCGCTACACCGACGACCTCACCGGCATCGAGGCGCGGGGGACGCTGCGGGTGCTGGTGGAGGTGGACGACGACCAGTACCTGCCGCGACGCGGCGATCCCCTGGTGCGCGAGCGCGAGATCGCGCGCGAGTTCGCGCGGCGTCGCGGCCTCGAAGTGGAGTTCGTGTCGCTCGACCGCTTCGCCGACCTCGTGCCCGCCCTGCTCGAGGGACGGGGCGACGTGTTGGCGGCGAACCTCACCGTGACCGATGCTCGCAGCGAACGCGTGGCCTTCACCCAGCCGATCGATCGTAGCCACGAGACCGTGGTCGCCGCGGCCGATTCGCCCGTCCCGTCGACGATCGACGACATGGACGGCACCATCGGCGTGCGGCGCGGGACCAGCTTCCTGGAGACGGCCGAGCTGCTCGCCGCCGAGCACGACGCCGTCGACGTGCGCGTCTTCGAGGGGTCGATCGGCAACGAGGACGTGCTCGACTCACTCGTCGCCGGCGTCGTCGACTACACGATCCAGGACAGCAATCGGCTGGACGTCCTGCTTGGCTACCGTGAGGGCATCCGTCGGGGCCCGGTGATCACGTCGGCCCGGCCGCTCGCCTGGGCCGTACGTCCCGACAATCCCGCCCTGCTGCAGGCCCTCGACGCCTTCCTGTTCGAATTGCACCTGCTGCAACCCGAGGAACGGATCTACGTCGAGGATCTCTCGGCTCTGCGCGAGCGCGGGCATCTGCGCATGATCACGCGCAACAACGCGGCCACCTACTTCCTGTGGCGCGGGCAGCTCATGGGCTTCGAGTACGAGCTCGCGAAGAAGTTCGCCGCCGATCAGGGACTGCGTCTCGAGGTGGTGGTGGCACCGTCGCACGATGACCTGTTGCCGATGCTCCGCGCGGGCGAGGGGGACTTCGCCGCGGCCTTCCTCACGCCCACCGACGAGCGGCGTGACGCCGGTGTGGCCTTCAGCCGTCCCTACCACTGGGCGTCCGAGGTCCTCGTGGGTCGCCGGGGCGAGGCCGCGATCGACTCGATCGCCGATCTCGGTGGCCGCACCGTCACCGTGCGGCGCTCGAGCGCCTACTGGACCCACCTCGAGGCCCTCCGCGATTCGACGGGCATCGACTTCGAGCTGCGCGCCGCGCCGGCCGACATGGAGACCGAAGCGATCCTGCACGCCGTGGGCGAGGGCGAGATCGATCTCACCGTGGCCGACTCGCACCTGCTCGAACTCGAGATGACCATCCGCGACGACATCGCGGGTCTGCTGACGCTCGGCGAACCGCAGGGACACGCCTGGGCCGTTCACCCCGACAACCGCGAGCTGCTGGCGGCGATCGACGCCTACTTCGACCAGCAGGTGCGGGGACTGTTCTACAACATGCGCTACACCAAGTACTTCGAACGGGTGCGGCACCTGAGCGACGGCGGCGCCGAGTTGCGGGGCGACGGTAGCATCAGTCCCTACGACGACCTCGTGCGCCGCACTGCCGAGGCGCACGGCTTCGACTGGCGACTGGTGGTGGCCCAGATGTACCAGGAGAGTCGTTTCGACCCCGACGCCGAGTCGTGGGCGGGGGCGCGCGGTCTCATGCAGGTGTTGCCGCGCACCGCGCAGGAGCTGGGGATCGACGACCTGCACGATCCCGAGAAGAGTATCGAGGCCGGCCTGCGCTACCTGGAGTGGGTGCGCGAGCGCTTCCCCGCGTCGCTCGATCCGGCCGAGCGCATGTGGTTCACGCTGGCCGGCTACAACGCCGGGCACGGGCACGTGCGCGACGCCCGCCGATTGGCGCGACGACTCGGCTACGACCCCGACCGGTGGCTCGGTCACGTCGAGCACGCCATGCTGAAGCTGTCCGAGCCGGAGCACGCGAACCGGGCCCGCCACGGTTTCGTGCGCGGGCGGGAGCCGGTGCAGTACGTCCGATCGATCCGTGATCGCTATCGGGCCTACGTCGAGTTGCTGCGCAACGGAACACGGTAG
- a CDS encoding Nramp family divalent metal transporter — protein sequence MRWLRIVGPGLAIAATGVGAGDLMAALIAGAEHGTPLLWVIVVGAALKFAMNEGLARWQLATGTPLLEGWFRYLGPVLRIYFTVYLVVWGFIVAGGLMSACGVAAHALVPQVPIAAWAMLHSLAAAALVSTGRYGLFESTMKGLIGLMVATLLGSVLLIGVDPGATLRGLTVPTLPTGSAPSALALMGGVGGSVTLLSYGYWIREKRWSSIERLRDVRIDLGVGYALTALFGVAMLLLATSVLGGGDGLPAGSRGLVACGDAIGAAGAERFGTDAGTALRAVFLIGAWAAIATSTLGVWQGVPYLFADTAQAWRGEFDTPVDTHGRAYRLGLAYLAIPPMLLLALDRPVWVIRLYTVTGALFMPLLAASLLWMNGRARWLGAVRNRRAANGALALALLLFGMILVRQLLDT from the coding sequence GTGAGATGGCTGCGCATCGTCGGGCCGGGCCTGGCGATCGCGGCCACGGGCGTGGGTGCGGGCGACCTCATGGCCGCCCTGATCGCCGGCGCCGAACACGGAACGCCGCTGCTGTGGGTGATCGTGGTCGGTGCGGCGCTGAAGTTCGCCATGAACGAAGGTCTCGCCCGCTGGCAACTGGCGACCGGCACGCCATTGCTCGAGGGATGGTTCCGGTACCTGGGCCCGGTCCTGCGGATCTACTTCACGGTGTACCTGGTGGTGTGGGGATTCATCGTGGCCGGAGGCCTCATGAGCGCCTGCGGCGTGGCCGCGCACGCGCTGGTGCCGCAGGTTCCGATCGCGGCGTGGGCGATGCTCCACTCGCTGGCCGCGGCCGCGCTCGTGTCGACCGGGCGCTACGGTCTCTTCGAGTCGACCATGAAGGGTCTGATCGGCCTGATGGTGGCCACACTCCTCGGCAGCGTGCTCCTGATCGGCGTGGATCCCGGGGCCACGCTGCGCGGGCTGACGGTGCCGACCCTGCCGACCGGTTCGGCGCCGAGCGCGCTGGCGCTCATGGGCGGCGTCGGCGGCAGCGTGACGCTCCTGAGCTACGGCTACTGGATCCGCGAAAAGCGGTGGTCGTCGATCGAACGACTTCGTGACGTGCGCATCGACCTGGGCGTGGGATACGCGCTGACCGCGCTGTTCGGTGTGGCCATGCTGTTGCTCGCGACCTCGGTCCTCGGTGGCGGCGACGGGCTGCCCGCGGGTTCGCGGGGGTTGGTCGCGTGCGGCGACGCGATCGGAGCCGCGGGGGCGGAGCGCTTCGGAACCGACGCCGGCACCGCGCTGCGCGCGGTCTTCCTGATCGGTGCGTGGGCGGCGATCGCCACGAGCACCCTCGGTGTGTGGCAGGGTGTGCCCTACCTGTTCGCCGACACCGCGCAGGCATGGCGCGGCGAATTCGACACGCCGGTCGACACGCACGGGCGCGCGTACCGTCTGGGCCTGGCCTACCTGGCGATTCCTCCCATGTTGCTGCTTGCGCTCGACCGGCCGGTGTGGGTGATCCGTCTGTACACGGTGACCGGCGCGTTGTTCATGCCCCTGCTCGCCGCCTCGCTGCTGTGGATGAACGGGCGGGCCCGCTGGCTCGGCGCCGTCCGCAATCGTCGGGCGGCCAACGGCGCGCTCGCGCTGGCCCTGCTGCTCTTCGGCATGATCCTCGTGCGCCAGCTGCTGGACACCTGA
- the nadA gene encoding quinolinate synthase NadA, with protein MSTRTWTPLPEEITSLSPDAMQERIAAAKRELGNDVVLLGHHYQADDVIRHADATGDSFKLAQHAQAQTQAKYVVFCGVHFMAESADILTGDDVTVVLPDMGAGCSMADMADVVDVEEAWDILAEMGVRDIVPITYMNSTAAIKDFCGRNGGIVCTSSNAEKVLRWAFERGERVMFFPDQHLGRNTGYSMGIDLEQMPLWNPHAVDGGATPEHYLDSKIILWKGHCSVHQKFDVTNVWTLREADPDIQILVHPECNFEVVQNADLVGSTEFIIEQVENASAGSKWAIGTEFHLVNRLAEQHPEQQITSLSGIQCACATMYRIDPPHLLWALESLVRGEVVNPIRVPRDVTEGATVALERMLALKGDGAVGQRRARAHVG; from the coding sequence ATGAGCACCCGCACCTGGACCCCGCTGCCCGAAGAGATCACGTCGCTGTCCCCCGACGCGATGCAGGAACGCATCGCCGCGGCGAAACGCGAACTCGGCAACGACGTGGTCCTCCTCGGCCACCACTACCAGGCCGACGACGTGATCCGTCACGCCGACGCCACCGGCGACAGCTTCAAGCTGGCCCAGCACGCCCAGGCCCAGACCCAGGCGAAGTACGTAGTCTTCTGCGGCGTGCACTTCATGGCCGAGAGCGCCGACATCCTCACCGGCGACGACGTGACCGTGGTCCTGCCCGACATGGGCGCCGGGTGTTCGATGGCCGACATGGCCGACGTGGTCGACGTCGAGGAGGCGTGGGACATCCTCGCCGAGATGGGCGTGCGCGACATCGTGCCGATCACCTACATGAACTCGACGGCGGCCATCAAGGACTTCTGCGGGCGCAACGGCGGTATCGTGTGCACCAGCAGCAATGCCGAGAAGGTCCTGCGCTGGGCCTTCGAGCGCGGCGAGCGGGTGATGTTCTTCCCCGACCAGCACCTCGGCCGCAACACCGGCTACTCCATGGGCATCGACCTCGAGCAGATGCCCCTGTGGAATCCCCACGCCGTCGACGGCGGCGCGACGCCCGAGCATTACCTGGACTCGAAGATCATCCTGTGGAAGGGCCACTGCTCCGTGCACCAGAAGTTCGACGTGACCAACGTCTGGACCCTGCGCGAGGCCGATCCCGACATCCAGATCCTGGTGCATCCCGAGTGCAACTTCGAGGTCGTGCAGAACGCCGACCTCGTCGGCAGCACCGAGTTCATCATCGAGCAGGTGGAGAACGCGTCCGCGGGTTCGAAGTGGGCGATCGGTACCGAGTTCCACCTCGTGAACCGCCTGGCCGAACAACACCCCGAGCAGCAGATCACCTCGTTGAGCGGCATCCAGTGCGCCTGCGCGACCATGTACCGCATCGACCCGCCCCACCTGCTGTGGGCCCTCGAGAGCCTGGTTCGTGGCGAGGTCGTCAACCCGATCCGCGTGCCGCGCGACGTCACCGAAGGCGCGACGGTGGCGCTGGAGCGGATGCTGGCCCTGAAGGGCGACGGCGCGGTCGGACAGCGGCGGGCTCGAGCCCATGTGGGATGA
- a CDS encoding asparagine synthase C-terminal domain-containing protein has protein sequence MQSDKDQVFDWSAGAALPDDLRDAVTGAETDTLTVDPGLGRLFADLRPGRCRMSRDPRALLAGLDPALSDRALSHFLHHGFVPAPGTVHVDVARLGFGDRLRVTRRGETFEASFTYEPIFRNARSREDRVPSTDRLLELLVGAVQRWLGDRSSVLMLSSGKDSVALALACREAGRDDVRAITFASEPDEDEAVDAAAFAKQLGVPHETVVLPDDRTEIEPIVTRCFEHATEPCGDPTLVPYLLGVARAGMQPGEGLIDGLNNDSWIGYVPSAAEHRNSRIADRWLAWLRPFRGMFPPEHPLSAALRTRAEWHFFGGRWLRHTDTKRFFDGSIDTHAEWARESRARRDLDDFDFRSEVRGRHADQNAMVVKAYVAAEITGTRALFPFVDRDLIDFWFHLPEASRFDRERLVNKVLLRQLLRERVGYDDARIGKRTFQFDGPRFLTQHRRWVEHEITQCPLWSGAVRGVIDRQLDRPAALQKTWPSLMALFQLSGWVRRHL, from the coding sequence GTGCAGTCCGACAAGGACCAGGTCTTCGACTGGAGCGCGGGCGCGGCCCTGCCCGACGACCTGCGCGACGCCGTCACCGGCGCCGAGACCGACACCCTGACCGTCGATCCCGGTCTCGGCCGTCTCTTCGCCGACCTGCGGCCCGGCCGCTGCCGGATGAGCCGTGACCCGAGGGCGCTGCTCGCCGGGCTCGATCCCGCGCTCTCCGACCGCGCCCTCTCGCACTTCCTGCACCACGGTTTCGTCCCGGCGCCGGGCACCGTCCACGTCGACGTCGCCCGGCTCGGCTTCGGCGACCGGCTCCGCGTGACGCGCCGCGGCGAGACCTTCGAAGCGTCCTTCACGTACGAGCCGATCTTCCGCAACGCGCGCAGCCGCGAGGACCGGGTCCCCTCGACCGACCGCCTGCTCGAACTGCTCGTCGGGGCCGTCCAGCGCTGGCTCGGTGATCGCTCGTCGGTGCTCATGCTCAGCTCGGGGAAGGACTCGGTGGCCCTGGCCCTGGCCTGTCGCGAGGCGGGGCGCGACGACGTGCGGGCGATCACCTTCGCCTCGGAGCCCGACGAGGACGAGGCAGTCGACGCGGCGGCCTTCGCGAAGCAACTGGGCGTGCCGCACGAGACGGTGGTCCTGCCCGACGACCGCACGGAGATCGAACCGATCGTCACGCGCTGTTTCGAGCACGCCACCGAGCCCTGCGGGGATCCGACGCTCGTTCCCTACCTGCTCGGGGTGGCGCGCGCGGGCATGCAGCCGGGCGAGGGACTGATCGACGGTCTGAACAACGACTCGTGGATCGGCTACGTGCCGTCGGCGGCCGAGCACCGCAACTCGCGGATCGCCGACCGGTGGCTGGCGTGGCTGCGGCCGTTCCGCGGGATGTTCCCGCCCGAGCATCCCCTGAGCGCGGCGCTGCGCACGCGGGCGGAGTGGCACTTCTTCGGCGGGCGCTGGCTGCGCCACACCGACACCAAGCGCTTCTTCGACGGCTCGATCGACACCCACGCCGAGTGGGCGCGCGAGAGCCGCGCGCGGCGCGACCTCGACGATTTCGACTTCCGGTCGGAGGTCCGTGGCCGGCACGCCGATCAGAACGCGATGGTGGTGAAGGCCTACGTGGCGGCCGAGATCACCGGCACGCGCGCCCTGTTCCCCTTCGTCGACCGCGATCTGATCGATTTCTGGTTCCACTTGCCCGAAGCCAGCCGCTTCGACCGCGAGCGACTGGTGAACAAGGTCCTGCTCCGGCAGCTGCTGCGAGAACGCGTGGGCTACGACGACGCGCGGATCGGCAAGCGCACCTTCCAGTTCGACGGCCCGCGCTTCCTCACGCAGCATCGCCGCTGGGTGGAACACGAGATCACGCAGTGTCCGCTGTGGAGTGGTGCGGTGCGCGGGGTGATCGACCGGCAGCTCGACCGGCCGGCGGCGCTGCAGAAGACCTGGCCGTCGCTGATGGCCCTGTTCCAGTTGTCGGGCTGGGTGCGGCGCCATCTCTGA
- a CDS encoding protein kinase — MLGRTISHYRVREKIGSGGMGDVYRAVDLQLDRPVALKFLNDELLHEDAAVERLHREARAIARMAHPNIATLYEIVRTPETIFLVLEFLEGESLDLRLAHGSMGLDEILRVGIGVARGLAEAHAHGIVHRDVKPANVMLSPRGDVKILDFGLARVPVANKDRACGPEATPAGTVRGDIASRAWAAGQEKTLEIADGISGTLSYMAPEQLSGAPPDPSMDVYALGVMLYRMCCGSLPFTAANRPELVAKILCDRAPRPGQFHPDLPRELERLIEDCLEKEPTHRPSSAGFVADELEALAHRHLRRSLHGTQRLAVLPFVDMSAEGDQAYFCDGITEELILGLSHVAKLDVIARTSVFRYKNSPMDIRRIGHDLGADAVLEGSVRKAGERLRITAQLIDVASGNPLWSESYDRQLRDVLAVQDEIARNIVRALEVTLQPGESMPRAYRRARDPEAYDYYLRGRQFFYLYHRRGMELALKMFGLAVEHDPDFALAYTGMTNCWSYLFLYADRRSESLQKADEASLRALELDPDLAEAHVARGQVLSLSERHDEAEQEFRRAMDLDPRLFDAAYLYARDCFAQGRLEEAAALFTRAQELDPRDYQSPALLAMVHDGLDQPAPALRARRCAVDLIEEHLKRHPGDVRALYMGANCLISIDEPRRALEWAELARSIEPDDPMVLYNLACIFSKAGEVDDALDCLDRAVRGGLVQRGWIVNDPDLEAVRAHPRYAEVLAWVDQAKARAAEGD, encoded by the coding sequence ATGCTCGGTCGCACGATCTCGCACTACCGCGTGCGCGAGAAGATCGGAAGCGGGGGGATGGGCGACGTCTATCGCGCGGTCGATCTGCAACTCGATCGGCCCGTCGCCCTGAAGTTCCTCAACGACGAGCTCCTGCACGAGGACGCCGCGGTCGAGCGCCTGCACCGTGAGGCGCGGGCGATCGCTCGGATGGCGCATCCGAACATCGCCACGCTCTACGAGATCGTGCGGACGCCGGAGACGATCTTCCTCGTGCTCGAGTTCCTCGAGGGCGAGTCGCTCGACCTTCGCCTCGCCCACGGTTCCATGGGCCTCGACGAGATCCTGCGTGTCGGCATCGGTGTGGCACGCGGATTGGCCGAGGCCCACGCGCACGGGATCGTCCACCGCGACGTGAAGCCGGCCAACGTCATGCTCTCACCGCGCGGCGACGTCAAGATCCTCGACTTCGGGCTGGCCCGGGTGCCGGTCGCGAACAAGGACCGCGCATGTGGTCCCGAGGCCACGCCGGCCGGTACCGTCAGAGGCGACATCGCGTCGAGGGCCTGGGCGGCGGGCCAGGAGAAGACGCTCGAGATCGCCGACGGGATCTCGGGAACCCTCTCGTACATGGCGCCCGAGCAGTTGTCGGGCGCTCCGCCCGATCCCTCGATGGACGTCTACGCCCTGGGCGTGATGCTCTACCGCATGTGCTGCGGCAGTCTTCCCTTCACCGCCGCGAATCGGCCCGAACTGGTGGCGAAGATCCTCTGTGACCGGGCGCCGCGCCCGGGCCAGTTCCATCCGGATCTGCCCCGCGAACTCGAGCGCCTGATCGAGGACTGCCTCGAGAAGGAACCCACGCACCGGCCCTCGTCGGCGGGTTTCGTCGCCGACGAGCTCGAAGCCCTCGCGCACCGGCACCTGCGCCGGTCGTTGCACGGAACGCAGCGGCTGGCCGTGCTTCCCTTCGTCGACATGAGCGCCGAAGGTGACCAGGCGTACTTCTGCGACGGTATCACCGAGGAATTGATCCTGGGGCTGTCGCACGTGGCGAAGCTCGACGTGATCGCGCGGACCTCGGTGTTCCGTTACAAGAACAGTCCCATGGACATCCGGCGCATCGGCCACGACCTCGGCGCCGACGCCGTGCTCGAGGGCAGCGTGCGCAAGGCCGGCGAGCGTCTGCGGATCACCGCGCAACTGATCGACGTGGCCAGCGGCAACCCGCTGTGGTCGGAGAGCTACGACCGTCAGCTGCGTGACGTCCTCGCCGTGCAGGACGAGATCGCCCGCAACATCGTGCGCGCGCTCGAGGTCACCCTGCAGCCTGGCGAGTCGATGCCCCGCGCCTACCGTCGCGCCCGCGATCCCGAGGCCTACGACTACTATCTGCGCGGACGTCAGTTCTTCTACCTGTACCACCGTCGCGGCATGGAGCTGGCGCTGAAGATGTTCGGCCTGGCCGTCGAACACGATCCCGACTTCGCCCTGGCCTACACGGGCATGACGAACTGCTGGTCGTACCTGTTCCTCTACGCCGATCGGCGCTCGGAGAGCCTGCAGAAGGCCGACGAGGCCAGTCTGCGGGCGCTGGAGCTCGACCCCGACCTGGCCGAGGCGCACGTGGCCCGCGGTCAGGTGTTGTCGTTGTCCGAGCGGCACGACGAGGCCGAGCAGGAGTTCCGCCGCGCCATGGATCTCGACCCGCGCCTCTTCGATGCGGCATACCTGTACGCGCGCGACTGCTTCGCGCAGGGACGGCTCGAGGAGGCGGCGGCGTTGTTCACGCGGGCCCAGGAACTCGACCCGCGCGACTACCAGTCGCCCGCACTGCTGGCCATGGTCCACGACGGATTGGACCAGCCCGCACCGGCGCTGCGTGCACGGCGCTGCGCCGTCGACCTGATCGAGGAGCACCTGAAGCGGCACCCGGGCGACGTGCGCGCCCTGTACATGGGTGCCAACTGTCTGATCTCGATCGACGAACCGCGCCGCGCCCTGGAATGGGCGGAGTTGGCGCGTTCGATCGAACCGGACGACCCGATGGTGCTGTACAACCTCGCCTGCATCTTCTCGAAGGCCGGCGAGGTCGACGACGCGCTGGACTGTCTGGACCGCGCCGTGCGTGGTGGTCTGGTCCAGCGGGGGTGGATCGTGAACGATCCGGATCTCGAGGCGGTCCGCGCGCACCCGCGCTACGCCGAAGTACTCGCATGGGTCGACCAGGCGAAGGCGCGCGCCGCAGAGGGCGATTGA